Proteins from one Podospora pseudocomata strain CBS 415.72m chromosome 4, whole genome shotgun sequence genomic window:
- a CDS encoding hypothetical protein (EggNog:ENOG503NYGQ; COG:S), protein MNGSTEKNFDGETDAGGSKTLRQTMGASIKIALIDDGVDYKDLTKRAFIGGHSFSTRDTERNLIHPHYVSSVGHGTAMARHIYYMCPSAEIYVLRLEDYHHPEDPNLRLIAARSAVKATRAAVRKEVNINSMS, encoded by the exons ATGAATGGATCAA CCGAGAAAAATTTTGATGGGGAAACCGATGCTGGGGGCTCAAAGACTCTGCGGCAGACTATGGGCGCTAGCATCAAAATTGCCCTTATAGACGACGGCGTCGACTACAAGGATCTCACCAAGCGCGCCTTCATCGGCGGACACAGCTTTTCTACTCGAGACACAGAGCGCAACCTGATCCATCCGCATTATGTCTCCAGCGTGGGCCACGGAACCGCTATGGCCAGACACATCTACTACATGTGTCCAAGCGCTGAAATATACGTCTTGCGGCTGGAagactaccaccacccagaGGACCCAAACCTTCGACTGATAGCAGCAAGAAGTGCCGTAAAAGCCACCAGGGCTGCGGTGCGCAAGGAGGTGAACATCAATTCCATGTCATAA
- a CDS encoding hypothetical protein (EggNog:ENOG503NYGQ; COG:S): protein MTPYTSGQGRDLSPAPAPGAHLRPESKPTDGNEKKPDPNLRPRPDEKTAKEIERFIKLHYVRSRPYDKCMDIFYGLDKPSNMKPSTHWSTLSFNLSGYDNWTVSEEEFKIFLGKLKFSDVLQYIGIPKVPLIHRKAAVSREPRGSAIGRNDLLFVSDCLRDKGVKSILVVMVDDEPTVSDNSEASHT, encoded by the exons ATGACTCCCTACACATCCGGCCAAGGGCGAGACCTCTCGCCAGCGCCGGCGCCAGGGGCTCACTTGAGGCCTGAGTCGAAACCCACAGACGGCAATGAGAAAAAGCCAGATCCAAATTTGAGACCAAGACCCGACGAGAAGACTGCTAAGGAAATCGAGCGGTTTATCAAACTACACTATGTCCGTTCTAGGCCATACGACAAGTGCATGGACATTTTCTACGGACTAGACAAACCATCAAATATGAAGCCCTCGACTCATTGGAGTACC CTTTCTTTTAACCTTTCCGGCTACGACAACTGGACAGTTTCCGAAGAGGAGTTCAAGATCTTCCTAGGAAAGCTCAAGTTCAGCGATGTGCTCCAATATATTGGGATTCCAAAAGTCCCGCTCATCCATCGGAAAGCTGCTGTTAGTCGGGAGCCTCGTGGCAGTGCTATTGGGAGAAATGATCTCCTCTTTGTGTCTGACTGCCTTCGTGACAAGGGAGTCAAATCCATCCTTGTCGTCATGGTGGACGATGAGCCGACCGTATCCGACAACTCAGAAGCCTCACATACCTGA